The following are from one region of the Cystobacter ferrugineus genome:
- a CDS encoding serine hydrolase domain-containing protein: MPPSFIESGAFVYQKAGIVDGFEHTSWTLADQSRALASLPLEHQPGAAFTYGLNTDLLGYLVEQVSGVPLDRFFQERIFTPLGMKDTSFFPPEDKVSRLVALYRHTSSGALERVPETGTNVVEGFFSYAPDFQTTGAKTYRSGGAGLVSTASDYSRFLQMMANGGELGGVHLLKRETVEQMTRNQIGALRADFFGTGFGLGFGVQEDPTLVKEQGPVGNYFWPGIFKSHAWVDPEHKLAGIIMINLWDMASNTPNDIRTRIYSAVEE, translated from the coding sequence ATGCCCCCGTCTTTCATTGAGTCAGGAGCGTTCGTCTACCAGAAGGCCGGCATCGTCGACGGCTTCGAGCACACCTCGTGGACGCTCGCGGACCAGTCGCGTGCCCTGGCCTCGCTGCCGCTCGAGCATCAGCCGGGCGCGGCCTTCACCTACGGCCTCAACACGGATCTCCTCGGCTACCTCGTCGAGCAGGTCTCCGGAGTGCCGCTGGACCGCTTCTTCCAGGAGCGCATCTTCACTCCCCTGGGGATGAAGGACACGTCCTTCTTCCCGCCCGAGGACAAGGTCTCCCGTCTGGTCGCCCTGTACCGGCACACCTCCTCGGGGGCGCTCGAGCGTGTGCCCGAGACAGGCACCAACGTGGTCGAGGGCTTCTTCTCCTACGCGCCGGATTTCCAGACCACCGGCGCCAAAACCTATCGCTCGGGTGGCGCGGGGCTGGTGTCGACGGCGAGCGACTACTCGCGCTTCCTCCAGATGATGGCCAACGGCGGTGAACTCGGCGGCGTGCACCTCCTGAAGCGGGAGACGGTCGAGCAGATGACCCGGAACCAGATCGGTGCCCTGCGAGCGGATTTCTTCGGCACCGGCTTCGGTCTGGGCTTCGGGGTGCAGGAGGATCCCACTCTCGTGAAGGAGCAGGGCCCGGTGGGCAACTACTTCTGGCCTGGCATCTTCAAGAGCCACGCCTGGGTCGATCCCGAGCACAAGCTCGCGGGCATCATCATGATCAACCTGTGGGACATGGCCTCCAACACGCCCAACGACATCCGCACCCGGATCTACTCCGCGGTGGAGGAGTGA